From uncultured Roseateles sp., the proteins below share one genomic window:
- a CDS encoding chemotaxis protein CheW, whose protein sequence is MGEMSDNASMSAGIDLSQFYQVFFEEAGENLDSMEQLLLNLDITAPDDEELNAIFRCAHSIKGGSATFGFSDVAELTHQMETLLDKLRRHELTPTSAMVDVLLQSGDALRAQLARHQGSGGDVVDTADLLVSIRAMVNGQAAPAAAAVKQAAPPPPPAPPPAAAPAPASAPAAPGVRQLELQVGPLDDTAQADNLVELFKEITDLGTIEPLDGGQAADGMRRFKIVTSSSDNDLLDLFTFHVAREQVVLMPLSAGYGFHAGAPGAPEVEVEVAKDPGYGFFDDAPGAPAATPAAPVAVSAESSGQPQPQTPAPVAKPAAAKAEKAAPAGMESTTLRVSVEKVDQLINLVGELVITQAMLAQNSRNVDPGLYQQLTSGLADLERNTRDLQESVMSIRMIPMSMVFSRFPRMLRDLAAKLGKKVELVTQGEATELDKGLVEKITDPLTHLVRNSCDHGIEMPADRAAKGKPEQGTITLVASHQGGSIVIEVRDDGRGLNREKLIRKARERGIDAPDSMTDSEVWNLIFAPGFSTADEVTDVSGRGVGMDVVKRNITSLGGTVEIDSAEGYGMKVSVRLPLTLAIMDGMSVGVGEEVYILPLSSVVESFQVTPDTIKTVGGSGRLVEVRQEYMPVVELERVFNVPRFDFEHVSSIMVVVEAEGGRVAMLVDELLGQQQVVVKNLEANYRKVPDVSGATIMGDGRVALILDIGSLVRRSRH, encoded by the coding sequence CGACCTGAGCCAGTTTTATCAGGTCTTTTTCGAAGAAGCCGGCGAGAACCTGGACAGCATGGAGCAGTTGCTGCTCAATCTGGACATCACCGCTCCCGACGATGAAGAGCTGAACGCGATCTTCCGCTGCGCGCACTCGATCAAGGGCGGCTCGGCCACCTTTGGCTTCAGCGACGTGGCCGAACTGACGCACCAGATGGAAACGCTGCTGGACAAGCTGCGCCGGCATGAACTGACCCCCACCTCGGCCATGGTCGATGTGCTGCTGCAGTCGGGCGACGCGCTGCGCGCCCAGCTGGCGCGCCACCAGGGCTCCGGCGGCGACGTGGTCGACACGGCCGATCTGCTGGTCAGCATCCGCGCCATGGTCAACGGCCAGGCTGCTCCGGCAGCGGCGGCCGTCAAACAGGCTGCGCCTCCGCCACCGCCTGCGCCCCCTCCGGCCGCAGCGCCTGCTCCGGCATCCGCACCTGCCGCACCCGGCGTGCGCCAGCTGGAGTTGCAGGTCGGTCCGCTGGACGACACCGCCCAGGCCGACAATCTGGTCGAGCTGTTCAAGGAAATCACCGATCTCGGCACGATAGAGCCGCTGGACGGCGGCCAGGCCGCCGACGGCATGCGCCGCTTCAAGATCGTCACCAGCAGCAGCGACAACGACCTGCTGGACCTGTTCACCTTCCACGTCGCCCGCGAACAAGTGGTGCTGATGCCGCTGAGCGCGGGCTATGGCTTCCATGCCGGTGCACCGGGTGCACCCGAGGTGGAAGTCGAGGTCGCCAAGGACCCCGGCTACGGCTTCTTCGACGACGCCCCGGGTGCCCCGGCGGCCACACCGGCCGCCCCGGTGGCCGTCAGCGCAGAAAGCTCGGGCCAGCCTCAGCCGCAAACCCCGGCCCCGGTGGCCAAACCCGCTGCGGCCAAGGCCGAGAAGGCGGCCCCGGCGGGCATGGAGTCCACGACACTTCGCGTCTCGGTGGAGAAGGTCGATCAGCTGATCAATCTGGTCGGCGAGCTGGTCATCACCCAGGCCATGCTGGCGCAGAACAGCCGCAATGTGGACCCGGGCCTGTACCAGCAGTTGACCTCGGGCCTGGCCGATCTGGAACGCAACACCCGCGATCTGCAGGAATCGGTGATGTCGATCCGCATGATCCCGATGTCCATGGTCTTCAGCCGCTTCCCGCGCATGCTGCGCGACCTGGCCGCCAAGCTGGGCAAGAAGGTCGAGCTGGTGACGCAGGGCGAGGCCACCGAACTGGACAAGGGCCTGGTCGAGAAGATCACCGACCCGTTGACCCACCTGGTGCGCAACAGCTGCGACCACGGCATCGAAATGCCGGCAGATCGCGCGGCCAAGGGCAAGCCCGAGCAGGGCACCATCACCCTGGTGGCCTCCCATCAGGGCGGCTCCATCGTGATCGAAGTGCGCGACGACGGCCGCGGCCTGAACCGCGAGAAGCTGATACGCAAGGCCCGCGAGCGCGGCATCGACGCCCCCGATTCGATGACCGACTCCGAGGTCTGGAACCTGATCTTCGCGCCGGGCTTCTCCACCGCTGACGAAGTGACCGACGTGTCGGGCCGCGGGGTCGGCATGGACGTGGTCAAGCGCAACATCACCTCGCTGGGCGGCACGGTCGAGATCGACTCGGCCGAGGGCTATGGCATGAAGGTCTCGGTGCGCCTGCCGCTGACCCTGGCCATCATGGACGGCATGAGCGTCGGCGTCGGCGAAGAGGTCTACATCCTGCCGCTGTCGTCGGTGGTCGAGTCCTTCCAGGTCACACCTGACACCATCAAGACCGTCGGCGGCTCGGGCCGTCTGGTCGAGGTGCGCCAGGAGTACATGCCGGTGGTCGAGCTGGAGCGCGTGTTCAATGTGCCGCGCTTCGACTTCGAGCATGTCAGCTCCATCATGGTGGTGGTCGAGGCCGAGGGTGGCCGCGTCGCCATGCTGGTGGACGAGCTGCTGGGCCAGCAGCAAGTGGTGGTGAAGAACCTCGAGGCCAATTACCGCAAGGTGCCCGATGTCTCGGGCGCCACCATCATGGGCGATGGCCGGGTGGCGCTGATTCTCGACATCGGCAGCCTGGTGCGCCGCTCGCGCCACTGA
- a CDS encoding methyl-accepting chemotaxis protein has translation MNLSHLLRQFSIRTRMIGAIGMVLVLLAVVGSVGIFGMHLLKQQNREFAESSLADSHDLTQLVTVLGDLRRFEKDMIISYEKPDTVKAHRAKWDATVGQFRAISKHMLEGEEDLNNPIVRKMAPQLDDYIKQAEPILKQLEAGAYDNAAVADKLLGRAKDSFTLIEKSLDELRVAMEKESAQTQAKIDSTQSNMQLAFVIILAFSALVVVPLTLLNMNSICGPLADAEVLASAIANGNLHSKVSAIQGSDEASHLMRSLHAMQQSLQRLVGEVRSSADHIRTASVEIASGNQDLSSRTEQTASNLQQTASSMQQLTATVRQSADAARTANQLASSAAEVASRGGNVVSQVVTTMDEINTSSKKISDIIGVIDGIAFQTNILALNAAVEAARAGEQGRGFAVVAGEVRSLAQRSAEAAKEIKTLIGASVERVETGARLVQDAGTTMNEIVASVQRVTDIMGEITAAASEQSEGIGSVNQSVLQLDQMTQQNAALVEESAAAAESLKEQAQRLGQVVDQFQLAEHQSAAPLPPAPIKAAASSGFKPAQLASKVVAKAKTSAKTSLPGPTSHSVKPKPAHPAPAPRPAPAAAAPKVAAAATGADGDWESF, from the coding sequence ATGAATCTCAGTCATCTGCTGCGGCAGTTCAGTATCCGAACACGCATGATCGGCGCCATCGGCATGGTGCTGGTGCTGCTGGCCGTGGTCGGCAGCGTCGGCATTTTCGGCATGCATCTGCTCAAGCAGCAGAACCGCGAATTTGCCGAGTCCTCGCTGGCCGACTCGCATGACCTCACCCAGTTGGTGACCGTCCTGGGTGATCTGCGCCGCTTCGAGAAGGACATGATCATCAGCTACGAGAAGCCCGACACAGTGAAGGCACATCGGGCCAAGTGGGATGCGACGGTGGGCCAGTTCCGCGCCATTTCCAAGCACATGCTGGAAGGCGAGGAGGACCTCAACAACCCCATCGTGCGCAAGATGGCCCCGCAGCTGGACGACTACATCAAGCAGGCCGAGCCGATACTCAAACAGCTCGAGGCTGGCGCCTACGACAATGCCGCCGTGGCCGACAAGCTGCTGGGTCGTGCCAAGGATTCCTTCACCCTGATCGAGAAGTCGCTCGACGAGTTGCGCGTGGCGATGGAGAAGGAATCGGCCCAGACCCAGGCCAAGATCGACAGCACCCAGTCGAATATGCAGCTCGCCTTCGTGATCATCCTGGCCTTCAGCGCCCTGGTGGTGGTGCCGCTGACCCTGCTCAATATGAACAGCATCTGCGGCCCGCTGGCCGATGCCGAGGTGCTGGCCAGCGCCATTGCCAACGGCAACCTGCACAGCAAGGTCTCGGCGATTCAGGGCAGCGACGAAGCCTCGCACCTGATGCGCTCGTTGCATGCGATGCAGCAGTCGCTGCAGCGCCTGGTCGGCGAGGTGCGCTCGTCGGCCGACCACATCCGCACCGCCTCGGTCGAGATCGCCTCGGGCAATCAGGACCTGTCCAGCCGCACCGAGCAGACGGCCAGCAATCTGCAGCAGACGGCCTCGTCGATGCAGCAGCTGACTGCCACCGTGCGCCAGTCGGCCGATGCGGCCCGCACCGCCAACCAGTTGGCCTCCTCGGCCGCCGAGGTGGCCTCGCGCGGCGGCAATGTGGTGTCGCAGGTCGTCACAACGATGGACGAGATCAACACCAGCTCGAAGAAGATCAGCGACATCATCGGCGTGATCGACGGCATTGCCTTCCAGACCAATATCCTGGCGCTGAATGCCGCGGTGGAAGCCGCACGTGCCGGCGAGCAGGGCCGCGGCTTTGCGGTGGTGGCCGGCGAGGTGCGCTCGCTGGCCCAGCGCAGCGCCGAAGCCGCCAAGGAGATCAAGACCCTGATCGGCGCCAGCGTCGAACGCGTCGAGACCGGCGCCCGCCTGGTGCAGGATGCCGGCACGACGATGAACGAGATCGTCGCCAGCGTGCAGCGCGTGACCGACATCATGGGCGAGATCACGGCCGCTGCCTCCGAGCAGAGCGAGGGCATTGGCAGTGTCAACCAATCGGTGCTGCAGCTCGACCAGATGACACAGCAGAACGCCGCCCTGGTGGAGGAGTCCGCCGCCGCCGCCGAAAGCCTCAAGGAGCAGGCTCAGCGCCTGGGCCAGGTGGTCGACCAGTTCCAGCTCGCCGAACACCAGTCCGCCGCGCCGCTGCCGCCCGCGCCGATCAAGGCCGCAGCCTCGTCCGGCTTCAAGCCGGCGCAGCTGGCCAGCAAGGTTGTCGCCAAGGCCAAGACCAGCGCCAAGACCTCCCTCCCCGGCCCGACCTCGCACAGCGTCAAGCCCAAGCCGGCTCATCCGGCACCGGCGCCGAGGCCAGCCCCTGCCGCTGCCGCACCCAAGGTGGCGGCAGCCGCGACCGGTGCCGACGGCGACTGGGAAAGCTTCTGA
- a CDS encoding chemotaxis protein CheW — MEMIQESSSSNQLARQGGGRALQAQSPSSGEFLTFRLGAEEYGIDILKVQEIRSYEPPTRIANAPDFIKGVVNLRGVIVPIVDLRLKLGCASAEYNGFTVVIVLNVRGRVVGAVVDSVSDVLELTKDAIRPAPEMNASTVDTSYITGIGSVNDRMLILMDIEGLMSSADMGLMDQLT, encoded by the coding sequence ATGGAAATGATCCAAGAAAGCAGCAGCTCCAACCAGTTGGCCCGGCAGGGCGGTGGCCGCGCGCTGCAGGCGCAAAGCCCCAGCAGTGGCGAGTTCCTGACCTTCCGCCTGGGCGCCGAGGAATATGGCATCGACATCCTCAAGGTGCAGGAGATCCGTTCCTACGAGCCGCCGACCCGCATTGCCAACGCCCCGGACTTCATCAAGGGTGTGGTCAATCTGCGCGGCGTGATCGTGCCCATCGTCGACCTGCGCCTGAAGCTGGGTTGCGCCTCGGCCGAGTACAACGGCTTCACCGTGGTGATCGTGCTGAATGTGCGTGGCCGCGTCGTCGGCGCCGTGGTGGACTCGGTGTCCGATGTGCTGGAGCTGACCAAGGATGCGATACGCCCCGCCCCGGAAATGAACGCCAGCACCGTGGACACCAGCTACATCACCGGCATCGGCAGCGTCAACGACCGCATGCTGATACTGATGGACATCGAAGGCCTGATGAGCAGCGCCGACATGGGACTGATGGATCAGTTGACCTGA
- a CDS encoding methyl-accepting chemotaxis protein yields the protein MLQQLSFKRKIGLLVVSAVVGIAIITGISVMQTRSDLTEGRKTALRSAVDSAYNIAAGYQAQAAAGTLTVEAAKKAAMEAVRLARYGGAEGKSDYFYIVTTEGVAVMHPFVKAWAEQKMVAGVKNAQGVDTVKGMVDAMAASKTGATYVDSLVARPGDTDPKATLYPKLQYLRTVPGWNWMVGSGLYMDSLDDQVRAAALQQLAICLAVLAAIGVLGWFVSRSVLRQLGGDPSEAISIMAEVTSGNLSVKVPEAPAGSLLANLQTMILSVRNTVLQVRQSADSIQTASSEVAMGNQDLSTRTEQTASNLQQAAAAMDQLTGTVKQSADSARQANQLATSAAEVAARGGNVVSQVVSTMEDINTSSKKISDIIGVIDGIAFQTNILALNAAVEAARAGEQGRGFAVVASEVRSLAGRSAEAAKEIKSLIGASVERVETGTRLVADAGQTMQEIVGSVQRVSDIIGEITAAASEQSDGIARVNASVVELDQMTQQNSALVEESAAAAESLREQAASLAKVVSTFRLDPAAEAPRAQARPTFAPAPAAPPKAKAHSTPLPGPKPKTGSAAPKPLARPPAPAPARAAPAVSAPVKDEEWEAF from the coding sequence ATGCTCCAACAGCTCAGCTTCAAACGCAAGATCGGCCTGCTCGTCGTCAGTGCCGTTGTCGGCATTGCCATCATCACGGGCATCTCGGTGATGCAGACCCGCAGCGACCTCACCGAAGGCCGCAAGACCGCCCTGCGCTCCGCGGTCGACTCGGCCTACAACATTGCCGCGGGCTATCAAGCCCAGGCCGCCGCCGGCACCCTGACGGTCGAGGCGGCGAAGAAGGCCGCCATGGAGGCGGTGCGCCTGGCACGGTACGGCGGCGCTGAGGGCAAGAGCGACTACTTCTACATCGTCACCACCGAGGGTGTCGCCGTCATGCACCCCTTCGTCAAGGCCTGGGCGGAGCAGAAGATGGTGGCCGGCGTCAAGAACGCTCAGGGCGTCGACACCGTCAAGGGCATGGTCGATGCCATGGCCGCCAGCAAGACCGGAGCGACCTATGTGGATTCCTTGGTCGCCCGTCCCGGTGACACCGACCCCAAGGCCACGCTCTATCCCAAGCTCCAATATCTCAGGACCGTGCCCGGATGGAACTGGATGGTGGGCTCCGGCCTCTACATGGACAGTCTCGACGATCAGGTCCGCGCCGCAGCACTGCAGCAACTGGCGATCTGCCTGGCCGTGCTGGCAGCGATCGGCGTGCTGGGCTGGTTCGTTTCGCGCAGCGTCCTGCGGCAACTGGGCGGTGACCCCAGCGAAGCCATTTCCATCATGGCCGAGGTGACCTCGGGCAATCTGTCCGTCAAGGTGCCCGAGGCGCCCGCCGGCAGCCTGCTGGCCAATCTGCAGACGATGATTCTGTCGGTGCGCAACACCGTGCTGCAGGTGCGCCAGTCGGCCGACAGCATCCAGACCGCCAGCAGCGAGGTCGCGATGGGCAACCAGGATCTGAGCACGCGCACCGAGCAGACCGCCTCCAATCTGCAGCAGGCTGCAGCCGCGATGGACCAGCTCACCGGCACCGTCAAGCAAAGCGCCGACTCGGCACGCCAGGCCAACCAGCTGGCCACCTCGGCCGCCGAGGTGGCCGCGCGTGGCGGCAATGTCGTGTCCCAGGTCGTTTCGACGATGGAAGACATCAACACCTCGTCGAAGAAGATCAGCGACATCATTGGCGTGATCGACGGCATCGCCTTCCAGACCAATATCCTGGCCCTGAATGCGGCCGTGGAAGCCGCCCGCGCCGGCGAGCAGGGGCGCGGCTTTGCGGTCGTGGCCAGCGAGGTGCGCAGCCTGGCGGGCCGCTCCGCCGAGGCCGCCAAGGAGATCAAGAGCCTGATCGGTGCCAGCGTCGAGCGCGTGGAGACCGGCACCCGCCTGGTGGCCGACGCCGGCCAGACCATGCAGGAGATTGTCGGCTCGGTGCAGCGCGTCTCCGACATCATTGGCGAGATCACGGCCGCCGCTTCGGAGCAAAGCGACGGCATCGCCCGGGTGAATGCATCGGTCGTGGAACTGGATCAGATGACCCAGCAGAACTCGGCCCTGGTCGAGGAGTCGGCGGCGGCAGCAGAGTCGCTCAGAGAGCAGGCGGCCAGTCTTGCCAAGGTCGTGTCCACCTTCCGGCTGGACCCGGCGGCCGAAGCCCCTCGCGCTCAGGCCCGGCCCACGTTCGCGCCGGCCCCTGCCGCGCCGCCGAAAGCCAAAGCCCATTCAACACCACTGCCGGGGCCCAAGCCCAAGACTGGCAGCGCCGCTCCCAAGCCACTGGCCCGGCCGCCAGCCCCGGCACCCGCTCGCGCTGCACCAGCGGTCAGCGCCCCGGTCAAGGACGAAGAATGGGAAGCTTTCTGA
- a CDS encoding methyl-accepting chemotaxis protein, which produces MSTQVTSIARRVSLTGVVTVALVLLVVSTLLTVLTTKLSRERVIALVGAQAQGKLDSIEAIDLTSRVQVESLFTAFRQEFGPSFTLEPSGDLRDWGPRLNGNFTQVDKFSSSTHGVATVFALKGDDFERITSSLKKENGERAMGTLLGTQHPAYASLKAGKPYTGRTVLFGKPYMTRYEPVKDDAGKLVGALFVGFDLTPFETPLAKIVAETKFFESGGMYMVTPAKEMANSVFFMHPTAKGKKVSEAMPGLEKMLAELAEAPDGYLAKVPSALGSSQSDLFAVLRKSEATGQWVIAEVSDSEAMRSHWAALVPFWLLLTGATVALGAGLFWMMRHWVAAPLKQLNLAVSAVAQGDLTQPVSSDRSDEIGALMRDTEAMRLRLAQMIGTVRHSVDSISTASVEIASGNQDLSIRTEQTASNLQQAASSMHELTATVKQSADAARTANQLASSAASVASRGGDVVSQVVTTMDEINTSSKKISDIIGVIDGIAFQTNILALNAAVEAARAGEQGRGFAVVAGEVRSLAQRSAEAAKEIKTLIAASVDRVETGARLVQDAGATMTEIVASVQRVTDIIGEITAASSEQSDGISTVNTSVVQLDQMTQQNAALVEESAAAAESLREQAHKLSQVIGVFRLNESDSRGAADVAPAPAAAPQRPASLAAQAAPRAPSGKPSAKPLAKPSAKPAARSAAPTTNKKAAQPSQAAASRAPAPAPAPKPVASTAGGEGDWESF; this is translated from the coding sequence ATGAGCACCCAAGTCACTTCGATCGCCCGACGAGTGTCGCTGACCGGCGTGGTCACCGTCGCGCTGGTGCTGCTGGTCGTCAGCACACTGCTGACCGTTCTGACCACCAAGCTCTCCCGCGAGCGCGTGATTGCGCTGGTGGGCGCCCAGGCCCAGGGCAAGCTGGACTCGATCGAGGCCATCGACCTGACCTCGAGGGTGCAGGTCGAAAGCCTGTTCACCGCCTTCCGTCAGGAGTTCGGTCCCAGCTTCACGCTCGAGCCCTCGGGGGATCTGCGCGACTGGGGCCCCAGGTTGAACGGCAACTTCACCCAGGTCGACAAGTTCAGCAGTTCCACCCATGGCGTGGCCACGGTGTTCGCGCTCAAGGGCGATGACTTCGAGCGCATCACCTCCTCGCTGAAAAAGGAAAACGGCGAACGGGCCATGGGCACCCTGCTGGGCACCCAGCATCCCGCCTACGCCTCGCTCAAGGCCGGCAAGCCCTACACCGGACGCACCGTGCTGTTCGGCAAGCCTTACATGACGCGCTACGAGCCGGTCAAGGACGATGCCGGCAAGCTGGTCGGTGCACTCTTCGTCGGCTTCGACCTGACGCCATTTGAAACACCGCTGGCCAAGATCGTGGCCGAGACCAAGTTCTTCGAATCCGGTGGCATGTACATGGTCACACCGGCCAAGGAAATGGCCAACTCGGTCTTCTTCATGCACCCGACGGCGAAGGGCAAGAAAGTCTCCGAAGCGATGCCGGGCCTGGAGAAGATGCTGGCCGAGCTGGCCGAGGCACCGGACGGCTACCTGGCCAAGGTGCCCAGCGCGCTGGGTTCCAGCCAGTCCGATCTGTTCGCCGTGCTGCGCAAGAGCGAGGCCACCGGGCAGTGGGTGATTGCCGAGGTCTCGGACAGCGAGGCCATGCGCTCGCACTGGGCCGCACTGGTGCCGTTCTGGCTGCTGCTGACCGGCGCCACGGTGGCGCTCGGTGCGGGCCTGTTCTGGATGATGCGCCACTGGGTGGCAGCGCCGCTGAAGCAGCTGAACCTGGCCGTCTCGGCCGTGGCTCAGGGAGACCTGACCCAGCCGGTCAGCAGCGACCGCAGCGACGAGATCGGCGCGCTGATGCGCGACACCGAGGCCATGCGCCTGCGCCTGGCTCAGATGATAGGCACGGTGCGCCATTCGGTTGATTCGATCAGCACCGCCAGCGTCGAGATCGCCAGCGGCAACCAGGATCTGTCGATCCGCACCGAGCAGACGGCCAGCAATCTGCAGCAGGCGGCCTCGTCCATGCATGAGCTCACCGCAACCGTCAAGCAAAGTGCCGATGCTGCCCGCACCGCCAATCAGCTCGCCTCGTCGGCGGCCAGCGTGGCCTCCCGCGGTGGTGACGTGGTGTCTCAGGTCGTGACCACGATGGACGAGATCAACACCAGCTCGAAGAAGATCAGCGACATCATCGGCGTGATCGATGGCATCGCCTTCCAGACCAATATCCTGGCCCTGAATGCCGCGGTGGAGGCCGCCCGTGCCGGCGAGCAGGGCCGCGGCTTCGCTGTCGTGGCCGGCGAGGTGCGCTCGCTGGCGCAGCGCAGCGCCGAGGCGGCCAAGGAAATCAAGACGCTGATTGCCGCCAGCGTGGATCGGGTCGAGACCGGCGCCCGCCTGGTCCAGGATGCAGGCGCGACGATGACCGAGATCGTGGCCAGCGTGCAGCGCGTCACCGACATCATCGGCGAGATCACCGCCGCCTCCAGCGAGCAGAGCGACGGCATCAGTACCGTCAACACCTCGGTCGTGCAACTGGACCAGATGACCCAGCAGAACGCGGCCCTGGTGGAAGAATCCGCCGCCGCGGCAGAAAGCCTGCGCGAACAGGCGCACAAGCTGTCGCAAGTGATAGGCGTGTTCCGGCTGAACGAGAGTGACAGCCGTGGTGCCGCGGATGTGGCGCCGGCGCCGGCTGCCGCACCGCAACGGCCCGCCAGCCTCGCGGCACAGGCCGCGCCCCGAGCGCCGTCTGGCAAGCCGTCAGCCAAACCGTTGGCCAAGCCGTCAGCCAAGCCTGCGGCCCGGTCGGCAGCACCAACAACGAACAAGAAAGCCGCGCAGCCCAGTCAGGCGGCGGCGAGCCGGGCGCCTGCACCGGCGCCGGCCCCGAAGCCGGTGGCGAGCACGGCCGGTGGTGAAGGTGATTGGGAGAGCTTTTGA
- a CDS encoding methyl-accepting chemotaxis protein: MFGSIKNRLIAICIAVVVLTLLVSTIANYSVVRSHTQEQITRELDGLASAHAAAIGNWVRHQRDIINALLPAAQSAEPTPLLVQAAKSGRLDAAYIGHADKRMLFNVPQNLPPGYDPTGRPWYTAAAAASGTIITEPYIDASKNLLVVTFAQAVKEGGQTKAVVASDVFLDDVVATVKAIKPTPHGFAFLVFKDGRIIAHPDAKLALKPTTTLAKELDAAMLKQLTSSGTQAMNAELADGKFLLRAAAVPETDWLLVTAAEQGEALSSLSSLLRASGLVLVVVALLAGVVAAVLVSAMLTGLIRVRKAMDEIGSGGGDLTQRLPVTGKDEISQIAASFNQFAQKIATILMDVRSASNSISTASSEIAMGAQDLSQRTEQTASNLQQAASSMEELTATVRQTADSARTADQLASSAASAAAKGGQVVSQVVSTMDDINTSSKKISDIIGVIDGIAFQTNILALNAAVEAARAGEQGRGFAVVAGEVRSLAQRSAEAAKEIKTLIGASVERVETGARLVQDAGSSMSEIVTSVQRVTDIIGEITAAASEQSDGISTVNQSVVQLDQMTQQNAALVEESAAAAESLKDQAHRLSQVVGVFRLSDDAAPAAYTQAPRAAPAQAHKPAGAAGAAAKAKPAPAAKRPPAAASTKPQAAAPAAAPKPMAAPAPAPAPAPAPAKSNGGGGDGDWESF; this comes from the coding sequence ATGTTTGGATCGATCAAGAACCGGCTGATCGCCATCTGCATCGCCGTCGTGGTGCTCACCCTGCTGGTGTCCACCATCGCCAACTACAGCGTGGTGAGATCCCATACCCAGGAACAGATCACCCGCGAGCTCGATGGTCTGGCCAGCGCCCATGCGGCGGCCATCGGCAACTGGGTCCGCCACCAGCGCGACATCATCAACGCACTGCTGCCGGCGGCACAGTCGGCCGAGCCCACGCCGCTGCTGGTGCAGGCGGCCAAGTCGGGCCGGCTGGATGCCGCCTACATCGGGCATGCCGACAAGCGCATGTTGTTCAATGTGCCGCAGAACCTGCCTCCGGGCTATGACCCGACCGGCCGGCCCTGGTACACCGCCGCCGCCGCGGCCAGCGGCACCATCATCACCGAGCCTTATATCGATGCCTCGAAGAACCTGCTGGTCGTGACCTTCGCCCAGGCGGTCAAGGAAGGCGGGCAGACCAAGGCAGTGGTGGCTTCGGACGTGTTCCTCGACGATGTGGTGGCCACCGTCAAGGCCATCAAGCCTACGCCCCACGGCTTCGCCTTTCTGGTGTTCAAGGACGGCCGCATCATTGCCCATCCCGACGCCAAGCTGGCCCTCAAGCCCACCACCACCCTGGCCAAGGAACTGGACGCGGCCATGCTCAAACAGCTGACCAGCAGCGGCACCCAGGCCATGAACGCCGAACTGGCGGACGGCAAGTTCCTGCTGCGCGCCGCCGCCGTGCCCGAGACCGACTGGCTGCTCGTCACCGCCGCCGAGCAAGGTGAAGCGCTGAGCTCGCTGAGCTCCCTGCTGCGCGCCTCCGGCCTGGTGCTGGTGGTGGTGGCCCTGCTGGCCGGCGTGGTGGCCGCGGTGCTGGTGTCGGCCATGCTGACCGGCCTGATCCGGGTGCGCAAGGCGATGGACGAGATCGGCTCCGGCGGCGGCGACCTGACTCAGCGACTGCCGGTCACAGGCAAGGACGAGATTTCGCAGATTGCGGCCTCGTTCAACCAGTTCGCGCAGAAGATCGCCACCATCCTGATGGACGTGCGCTCGGCCAGCAATTCGATTTCCACCGCCTCCAGCGAAATCGCCATGGGCGCACAAGACCTGAGCCAGCGCACCGAGCAGACGGCCAGCAATCTGCAGCAGGCCGCCTCCAGCATGGAGGAGCTCACAGCCACCGTGCGCCAGACGGCCGACTCGGCCCGCACCGCCGACCAGCTGGCGTCCTCGGCCGCCAGCGCCGCGGCCAAGGGCGGCCAGGTGGTGTCGCAGGTGGTCTCGACAATGGACGACATCAACACCAGCTCGAAGAAGATCAGCGACATCATCGGCGTGATCGACGGCATTGCCTTCCAGACCAATATCCTGGCCCTGAATGCCGCGGTGGAGGCCGCGCGCGCCGGCGAGCAGGGACGCGGTTTTGCCGTGGTGGCCGGCGAGGTACGTTCGCTCGCGCAACGCAGCGCCGAAGCAGCCAAGGAGATCAAGACCCTGATCGGCGCCAGCGTCGAGCGCGTCGAGACCGGCGCCCGCCTGGTGCAGGACGCCGGCAGCTCGATGAGCGAGATCGTCACCAGCGTGCAGCGCGTGACCGACATCATCGGCGAAATCACCGCCGCCGCCTCGGAGCAGAGCGACGGCATCAGCACCGTCAACCAGTCGGTGGTGCAGCTGGACCAGATGACGCAGCAGAACGCCGCCTTGGTGGAGGAGTCTGCCGCGGCCGCCGAGAGCCTGAAGGATCAGGCCCACCGGCTGTCGCAGGTGGTTGGCGTGTTCCGACTGTCCGACGACGCGGCTCCCGCGGCCTACACGCAAGCGCCCCGTGCGGCGCCGGCGCAGGCACACAAGCCGGCCGGGGCGGCGGGTGCGGCGGCCAAAGCCAAGCCAGCCCCGGCGGCGAAGCGTCCGCCTGCCGCGGCCAGTACCAAGCCCCAGGCAGCGGCGCCTGCTGCGGCCCCCAAGCCCATGGCCGCCCCAGCCCCAGCCCCTGCCCCTGCCCCTGCCCCCGCAAAGTCAAATGGCGGCGGCGGTGATGGCGATTGGGAAAGCTTCTAG